One Castanea sativa cultivar Marrone di Chiusa Pesio chromosome 4, ASM4071231v1 DNA window includes the following coding sequences:
- the LOC142632539 gene encoding uncharacterized protein LOC142632539: MPSRPVSILERHRGPSYAEQVHKASVQLLHWKDRPSGTCKSLYSNDVLHAHNDALMCKVFPSSLGPTALRWFNRLKKGSVHSFSELIQEFGVRFMTCSRVPQPVDALLSIRMGAGEALRNYANRYWGNEKIAASIFRMGLPEESGLRESLTLRPPKDMRQLMRRIEEYKRLKDDWLQTKGKAPIINFPWNIGFSPRHRKDLRIQEPGPTIGGVNATFKEPMHRIIDRIKNESYFKLRIGWWATHREETRICIAPTIEIKGTPPSSAGY, translated from the coding sequence atGCCAAGCCGTCCGGTCTCCATTCTAGAGAGACATCGAGGGCCCTCCTATGCCGAACAGGTTCACAAGGCCTCCGTTCAACTCCTACACTGGAAAGACAGACCCAGTGGAACATGTAAGTCACTATATTCAAATGATGTCTTACACGCCCATAATGATGcattgatgtgtaaggttttcccctcgAGCCTCGGCCCCACTGCTTTGAGATGGTTCAACAGATTGAAGAAAGGTTCGGTCCATAGTTTCTCAGAATTGATCCAGGAGTTTGGAGTGCGGTTCATGACTTGCAGCCGGGTCCCGCAGCCCGTAGACGCGTTACTGTCAATAAGAATGGGGGCTGGGGAAGCCCTTCGCAACTACGCCAATCGATACTGGGGCAATGAAAAGATTGCGGCGAGTATCTTTCGGATGGGGTTACCCGAAGAATCTGGGCTGAGGGAATCTTTGACCCTGAGGCCTCCTAAGGATATGAGGCAATTGATGAGGCGTATCGAGGAGTACAAGCGCTTAAAAGACGATTGGCTGCAAACCAAGGGGAAGGCCCCAATCATCAATTTTCCTTGGAATATTGGCTTCAGCCCCAGACACAGGAAGGATTTGAGAATTCAAGAACCCGGCCCAACCATTGGGGGAGTCAATGCGACATTCAAGGAGCCCATGCATAGGATTATTGACAGGATAAAAAATGAGTCGTATTTCAAACTGCGAATAGGATGGTGGGCAACCCATCGAGAAGAAACCAGAATTTGTATTGCACCTACCATAGAGATAAAGGGCACACCACCAAGCAGTGCAGGGTATTGA
- the LOC142632540 gene encoding uncharacterized protein LOC142632540, whose product MVSAEGCVDEESPGKEPRYTRQPIAFDDDDLEGTTQPHHDALIVTACIRGFIVKRIMVDQGSGADVMYPDLYRGLGLKEEDLSKYDTPLMGFDGHIVTLERQLSLPVNMGGKEVVVTFIVVASFSPYTVILGRPWIHEMGVVPFHLARKSQVSNKGGDYSGKG is encoded by the coding sequence ATGGTATCGGCAGAAGGCTGCGTGGACGAAGAATCCCCGGGGAAGGAGCCGAGGTACACTAGACAACCCATAGCATTCGACGATGACGACTTGGAAGGCACCACTCAACCGCACCACGATGCTTTAATAGTCACAGCTTGCATAAGGGGTTTCATAGTAAAGAGAATAATGGTAGATCAGGGGAGTGGCGCAGACGTGATGTACCCGGACCTATATAGGGGGCTCGGCCTGAAAGAGGAGGATTTGTCCAAGTATGATACGCCGTTGATGGGATTCGATGGGCATATAGTGACTCTAGAAAGGCAGCTTTCACTCCCGGTCAACATGGGAGGAAAGGAGGTAGTGGTGACATTCATAGTGGTCGCCTCTTTCTCGCCATACACTGTAATACTCGGAAGGCCGTGGATCCACGAAATGGGGGTTGTACCATTCCACCTTGCACGTAAAAGTCAAGTTTCAAACAAAGGAGGGGATTACAGTGGCAAGGGGTGA